The Triticum dicoccoides isolate Atlit2015 ecotype Zavitan chromosome 6A, WEW_v2.0, whole genome shotgun sequence genome has a window encoding:
- the LOC119316280 gene encoding uncharacterized protein LOC119316280, producing MPVVTTHTSHDGERPREGEVASHGKVSFIRRAWRNWDGRKQRNPHAPTPTTGTVAPHQMPTRMVAERRRGRPKCSPSPSAVRRYPHAGGGPQHRPDPHLWSDASTSWVGMASPASASDTVPPRPTATSSPSGASPSVSSPTAIVVTDSIKNTVYVKARSVSWEGISPHYTRRNNSYEELRLWCGHWPPELPSCKSSGI from the exons ATGCCTGTCGTCACCACGCACACGAGCCACGATGGGGAGAGACCGAGAGAGGGAGAGGTGGCCAGCCATGGTAAGGTGTCGTTCATCCGGCGAGCGTGGAGAAATTGGGACGGGAGGAAACAAAGAAACCCCCACGCGCCCACGCCCACCACTGGAACCGTCGCCCCGCACCAGATGCCTACACGGATGGTGGCCGAGCGGAGGAGGGGGAGGCCGAAGTGCTCGCCGTCCCCTTCCGCAGTTCGGCGCTACCCGCACGCTGGAGGGGGTCCCCAGCACAGACCGGATCCCCATCTATGGTCGGACGCTTCGACCTCCTGGGTAGGCATGGCAAGTCCCGCATCCGCGTCTGACACCGTCCCGCCTCGGCCGACGGCCACCTCTTCGCCGAGTGGAGCGTCACCGTCAGTGTCGTCTCCGACTGCCATCGTCGTCACCGACTCCATCAAGAACACC GTGTATGTGAAGGCAAGGAGTGTTTCCTGGGAAGGCATTTCACCTCACTATACCCGCAG AAATAACTCATATGAAGAACTGAGGCTTTGGTGTGGTCATTGGCCTCCTGAACTGCCAAGCTGTAAATCTTCAGGTATTTAG